In Streptomyces sp. TLI_146, the genomic stretch ACCGGCGCCGGACCCGACGAAGAGACCGGCCCCGATGACACCCCCGAGCGCGATCATCGAAAGGTGCCGCTGCTTGAGCCCGTGGGAAAGAGGCGTGCCGGGCTCAGGCGCGTCCTGTTGTTGCGGGGGAGTGGGGGTCAGTGTCTGGCTCATGTACGGGTGTGTCCAATTAATGAGATGCAAGTACACCCGATTATGAGACGCCTACGCGATCTACCATCCGATCCGTCCGTTATCCGGAAGATGCGATGACTTTCCGCTGTCTCGCCCGTACGGAGCGGAATGCCCGGCTGGGTCGGCGAACGAGGGAAGGGCGGCGTATGTCAGGGTGCGCCCGGAGTCCGTCGCAGCGGTTCGTAGCAGTCGTAGTTGCGCTGGGCGAGGATCCTGCCGTCGCGGAATTCGAGGAAGACCGCGATGTGGGCACGCAGTACATGGCCCGCGGGCAGGTCGCCCAGGGGGACGGCGAGGGTTCCGGTCCAGGTGACCTCCAGGGCCACCTGGTCACCGGCCGCGACGGCGTGGTGTACCTCGAACCGCTGTTCCCGCAGGAGGCCGCGGCCCCGTTCCGCGCTCTGGAGAACGGCGGACAGATCGCGCCGGACACCGTCGGGAAAAAGCAGGTTGGGGAACTCCTCCTGCACCGCCTCCGCGTGGAAGAAGCGGGCCAGCTCCTCACCGACGGCTCCTTGGGCGACCGCCTCGTGGTAGCGGATGGCCGTTTCGACGTTGGGATGCTGCGACAGATCCGGCATGAAAACGAGCATAGGGGGCCCGGCGGAGTGGTCGGCCGACCGTGACCGGTCGGTGGTCATGGGTCGGCCGTCAGCTCGCGGTCCCGTCAGTTGGCGGTCCCGTACGCGGCCAGCGGCTCCGGCAGGGGGATGCCGAGGCGTATGTGAAGGGAGTGGGCGGCGCGCAGAGAGGCATCCGCACGCTCGGCGTGGCCGGCCGCGGACAGCGTCGTGCCCAGGGCGAGCAGTACGGCGGCCTGGAGCGGGTCGTTGCCGAGCCGCCGCGCGCCCGCGAGGCTGCGCTCCAGGTGGGCTGCGGCCTGTCCGTACCGGCCGAGTTCGTGCAGGGCCTCGCCGAGGCCGCGCTCGACAAGCAGTTCCATGTGCTCGGAGCCGATTGCCCGGCAGCCGTCCAGGGCTTCGGTGTAGCTCGCCACCGCCTCGGCGGGGCGGCCGAGCTCGACCAGTGTGCGCGCGTGGCCCGTCTGGACATAGACGCGTACCACCGTCCAGCCGAGGGGCGTGGCGCGGGAGAGGGCGTTTGTGAGGCAGTCCAGGGCCTGCGAGAGGTGGCCCAACTGCCGCAGTGGATGCGCGGTGTTGTTGCGCGCTTCCAGCTCGCCCCACAGGTTGCCGCGCCGGACGTGTACGGCGACTGCCTCGCGAAGCAGGGCGAGGGCGGACTCGTAGCGAGGGGTGCCCGTCGTTCCGGTCACGTCCAGCAGGGCGCTCACATTG encodes the following:
- a CDS encoding nuclear transport factor 2 family protein; its protein translation is MPDLSQHPNVETAIRYHEAVAQGAVGEELARFFHAEAVQEEFPNLLFPDGVRRDLSAVLQSAERGRGLLREQRFEVHHAVAAGDQVALEVTWTGTLAVPLGDLPAGHVLRAHIAVFLEFRDGRILAQRNYDCYEPLRRTPGAP